One window from the genome of Cryptomeria japonica chromosome 6, Sugi_1.0, whole genome shotgun sequence encodes:
- the LOC131054608 gene encoding uncharacterized protein LOC131054608: MSENLHNPSSGAPNSVTVASNIKYFQSVVVQNSGLNGGNARIQSLPEKEYGNPRFGEVAGGTTAECAAVICCPCALLNLAVLAFVRLPVSLLKRACKKARRKRRKGIKAVQGRVTHYEDSDTEDSSLASSQDELLSPIHKLNSLVMDRPYVSTEKFWEDVVGKSYVGFWRNHSTRE, translated from the exons ATGTCAGAAAATCTTCACAATCCCAGCTCAGGAGCGCCCAATTCTGTTACAGTGGCGTCTAACATCAAATACTTCCAATCAG TTGTGGTCCAGAATTCGGGTCTGAATGGTGGGAATGCAAGAATCCAGTCTTTGCCTGAAAAGGAATATGGGAATCCTAGGTTTGGTGAAGTAGCCGGTGGTACCACTGCTGAGTGTGCAGCAGTTATTTGTTGCCCCTGTGCTCTGCTGAATTTGGCTGTCCTGGCCTTTGTCAGGTTGCCTGTAAGTCTCTTGAAAAGGGCCTGTAAAAAggcaagaagaaagaggagaaaggGGATCAAAGCAGTGCAGGGGAGGGTAACTCATTATGAAGACTCTGACACAGAAGATTCTTCTCTGGCTTCCTCTCAGGATGAACTGTTGAGTCCCATACATAAACTGAATTCTCTGGTAATGGATCGGCCTTATGTCAGTACTGAGAAATTTTGGGAAGATGTTGTGGGCAAGAGTTATGTGGGCTTTTGGAGAAATCATTCTACTAGGGAGTAG